The following coding sequences are from one Prosthecobacter vanneervenii window:
- the murC gene encoding UDP-N-acetylmuramate--L-alanine ligase, producing the protein MTHAVLSLLKESRHPMRIDLIGVAGSGMSGLALLLLGLGHKVSGSDKATTLETERLQKLGLQFFHGHTEKEVEDCDMVIYSSAIKPGNVAYEAAYKQGIPLIRRAEALAAVMANKQGVVVCGTHGKTTTSALTAHVLRQGGLKPSHYVGAEIPILGSNAHWDTEGELFVAEGDESDGTLVNFHPEHAIVLNIEPEHLDFYDGIEAIKAVFRQVLSQTRGLWVHCAEDPVAREVCAGPQGVSYGWSREHDFSANILSMKPDHSEFAVYQKDQLLGTATLGIPGKHNVSNALAAIALATRCGVSFEAIQHALRSFRGAKRRFEIRHSGERFTVVDDYGHHPSEIAATLATAKGLNAKRIVCLFQPHRYSRTQLLKKEFGASFGDVDELFITDVYPASEKPLPGVSGETILEEVRLQNDHTKTGSTPTMPIARDKVGNSLRPGDLLITLGAGNVHEVGRCIARDLPVLEKLCAILEANGGGVARLYEPMNRHTTWLIGGPAQYWIEPRNEASFAEVVRYLRSASIPIRVIGRGSNLLVKDGGIRGAVIHNKGDFENVTASGDLITAGAGARLKKIASAARNAGIGGFEWMEGIPGNLGGAIRMNAGAMGSETFDQIVSVRFIDTDGAIKEKPLAEITHHYRSVPEFEERYVVSAVLKGTPAPREEIDAKLAASHHKRRTSQPVGASAGCTFKNPELCGAGKLIDDLALKGRSVGKAIVSDIHANFIVNQGGSTAREVLDLVAQIKETALQERGVTLEMEVKVIGEDQPLPL; encoded by the coding sequence ATGACCCACGCCGTCCTCAGCCTCCTCAAAGAAAGCCGTCACCCCATGCGCATCGACCTCATCGGGGTCGCGGGCTCGGGCATGAGCGGGCTGGCGCTGCTGCTGCTTGGCCTCGGTCACAAGGTCAGTGGCTCGGACAAGGCCACCACCCTGGAAACGGAGCGCCTGCAAAAACTCGGCCTTCAGTTCTTCCACGGCCACACGGAAAAGGAGGTGGAAGACTGCGACATGGTCATCTACTCCAGCGCCATCAAGCCGGGCAATGTGGCCTATGAGGCCGCCTACAAACAGGGCATCCCGCTTATCCGCCGTGCGGAGGCGCTGGCTGCCGTGATGGCCAACAAGCAAGGCGTCGTCGTCTGCGGCACCCATGGCAAGACCACCACTTCCGCCCTCACCGCCCATGTGCTGCGCCAGGGCGGTCTGAAGCCGAGCCACTACGTCGGCGCGGAGATCCCCATCCTCGGCTCCAATGCGCACTGGGACACCGAAGGCGAGCTCTTTGTGGCCGAGGGCGATGAAAGCGACGGCACCCTGGTCAATTTCCACCCTGAGCACGCCATCGTGCTCAATATCGAGCCCGAGCATCTCGATTTTTACGACGGCATCGAAGCCATCAAGGCGGTCTTCCGTCAGGTGCTCAGCCAGACACGCGGTCTCTGGGTGCACTGCGCCGAAGACCCCGTGGCTCGTGAGGTCTGCGCCGGCCCACAGGGCGTCAGCTACGGCTGGAGCCGCGAGCATGATTTCTCGGCCAATATTCTCTCGATGAAGCCGGACCACTCCGAGTTTGCGGTCTATCAGAAAGACCAACTGCTCGGCACGGCCACGCTCGGCATTCCTGGCAAGCACAACGTCTCCAATGCGCTCGCAGCCATCGCACTGGCCACCCGCTGTGGTGTCTCCTTTGAGGCCATCCAGCACGCGCTGCGCTCCTTCCGCGGGGCCAAACGCCGTTTTGAAATCCGCCATAGCGGCGAGCGCTTCACCGTGGTGGACGACTACGGCCACCACCCCAGCGAAATCGCCGCCACGCTGGCCACGGCCAAGGGGCTCAATGCCAAGCGCATCGTCTGCCTCTTCCAGCCGCACCGCTACAGCCGCACTCAGCTTCTGAAAAAAGAGTTCGGCGCCAGCTTCGGTGATGTGGACGAGCTCTTTATCACTGACGTCTATCCGGCCAGTGAAAAGCCCCTCCCCGGCGTCAGCGGCGAAACCATCCTCGAAGAGGTTCGTCTGCAAAACGACCACACCAAGACCGGCAGCACGCCCACCATGCCCATCGCACGAGATAAAGTGGGCAACTCCCTCCGCCCCGGCGATCTCCTCATCACCCTCGGCGCGGGCAATGTGCACGAAGTCGGCCGCTGCATCGCCCGAGACCTGCCCGTGCTGGAAAAACTCTGCGCCATCCTCGAAGCCAACGGCGGCGGTGTCGCACGCCTCTACGAGCCGATGAACCGCCACACCACCTGGCTCATCGGCGGCCCCGCGCAGTACTGGATCGAGCCGCGCAATGAGGCATCCTTCGCCGAAGTCGTGCGCTACCTGCGCTCCGCCTCCATCCCCATCCGCGTCATCGGCCGCGGTTCCAATCTCCTCGTCAAAGACGGCGGGATCCGCGGCGCAGTCATCCATAACAAGGGCGACTTTGAAAACGTGACCGCCAGCGGCGACCTCATCACTGCTGGTGCCGGAGCACGGCTCAAGAAGATCGCCAGCGCCGCGCGGAATGCAGGTATCGGCGGCTTTGAATGGATGGAGGGCATTCCTGGAAATCTCGGCGGCGCCATCCGCATGAACGCCGGGGCGATGGGCAGCGAAACCTTCGACCAGATCGTCAGCGTCCGCTTCATCGACACCGATGGCGCCATCAAGGAAAAGCCGCTCGCAGAAATCACCCACCACTACCGCAGCGTGCCCGAGTTTGAGGAGCGTTATGTCGTCTCCGCCGTACTGAAGGGCACTCCTGCCCCTCGCGAAGAAATCGACGCCAAGCTCGCCGCCTCCCACCACAAGCGCCGCACCTCCCAGCCCGTGGGCGCCAGCGCCGGCTGCACCTTCAAAAATCCCGAGCTCTGCGGTGCAGGAAAACTGATCGACGACCTCGCCCTCAAAGGCCGCAGCGTCGGCAAGGCCATCGTCAGCGACATCCACGCCAACTTCATCGTCAATCAAGGCGGCTCCACCGCCCGCGAAGTGCTCGACCTCGTGGCCCAGATCAAGGAAACCGCCCTCCAGGAGCGCGGCGTGACCCTGGAGATGGAAGTGAAGGTCATCGGCGAGGACCAGCCGCTGCCTCTGTGA
- a CDS encoding type II toxin-antitoxin system RelE/ParE family toxin has protein sequence MPAKIYPAARERILEVWDYTEKKWGEQQADAYVRELVSEIETVSAQRHRWRPVLDEALKGVYFFRHRHHYVFFRELTKRRLGVISVLHEKMDLPARLREDAGRE, from the coding sequence ATGCCCGCTAAAATCTATCCGGCGGCCCGGGAGCGCATCTTGGAAGTATGGGATTACACAGAGAAAAAATGGGGTGAACAGCAGGCGGACGCTTATGTCCGCGAGCTCGTTTCCGAAATCGAAACCGTCTCGGCTCAGCGACATCGCTGGAGGCCGGTCCTGGATGAGGCATTGAAGGGCGTTTATTTTTTCCGCCACCGCCATCACTATGTTTTCTTCCGCGAGCTCACCAAGAGGCGGCTCGGAGTGATCAGTGTGCTGCATGAGAAAATGGACCTCCCGGCCCGGCTGCGGGAAGACGCAGGTCGTGAATGA
- a CDS encoding type II toxin-antitoxin system ParD family antitoxin, protein MAAGVNVRFAGELQSFIQQRVLKSGLYSSTSEYIRDLVRRDYEQEEKRKWAWLKDELRAGAEAAESEFVALDAEDLIAEARKRKKANAR, encoded by the coding sequence ATGGCAGCTGGCGTCAATGTTAGATTTGCGGGAGAGCTTCAGAGCTTTATCCAGCAGCGTGTTCTCAAGTCAGGTCTGTACTCTTCGACCAGTGAGTACATTCGCGATCTCGTTCGTCGTGATTATGAGCAGGAGGAGAAGCGCAAATGGGCCTGGTTGAAGGATGAATTGCGTGCAGGTGCCGAAGCTGCCGAGTCTGAGTTTGTGGCACTGGATGCCGAGGATCTGATCGCAGAGGCTAGGAAACGCAAAAAAGCCAATGCCCGCTAA
- a CDS encoding pectate lyase, whose translation MRTLLFLALATPFAFSADQPDPAVITAAMKKAVTYVHTHLAREGGYASSWDKEGKIGEVEHAKSPTIISIQPHGTTTMGLAILKAYQATGDEVFLTAAKDAAKSLIKCQLASGGWDSDFDFDPEKIKKYYLRSDLDAGDKEPGKRRNSTTLDDNKTQSAMLFLLEMAHEPACKDDVELKHCLKFAFDALLAAQAPIGAWPQQFSGPADPKAPVLKASYPETWSRTFPAVKYSGFYTLNDDNLQQVAKVLFRAYELEKDERYLASLKKLGEFFLLAQMPEPQPVWAQQYDFDMHPVWARKFEPPSVTGYESLGAMEVLHQLWVLTGDDKYLKPIQPALAWFDRSKLPDGTHARFYELQTNKPLFFVKDTYELTYDSSNIPTHYSFTDMVQDNIDDFKKKLAKSREELQHDQAGPQTPKEWLSRAKGAASKARKAAESLDSEGRWLKNDQIDAGEFVKNMNAMTNYVEARKKSGE comes from the coding sequence ATGCGCACGCTCCTCTTTCTTGCCCTTGCTACGCCGTTCGCTTTTTCAGCGGATCAGCCCGATCCCGCTGTCATCACCGCAGCCATGAAAAAGGCTGTCACCTACGTGCATACGCATTTGGCCCGTGAAGGTGGTTACGCCTCATCCTGGGACAAGGAGGGCAAGATCGGCGAGGTGGAGCATGCCAAATCTCCCACCATCATTTCCATCCAGCCGCACGGCACCACCACCATGGGGTTGGCCATCCTGAAAGCCTACCAAGCCACTGGAGACGAAGTCTTCCTGACCGCCGCCAAAGACGCAGCCAAGTCTCTGATCAAGTGCCAGCTGGCCTCTGGCGGCTGGGACAGCGACTTCGATTTCGATCCTGAGAAGATCAAAAAATATTACCTGCGCAGCGATCTCGACGCCGGCGACAAGGAGCCCGGCAAGCGCCGCAACTCCACCACGCTCGATGATAACAAGACGCAGTCCGCCATGCTCTTCCTGCTGGAGATGGCGCACGAACCCGCCTGCAAGGACGACGTGGAGCTGAAACACTGCCTCAAATTTGCCTTCGATGCCCTGCTTGCCGCCCAGGCCCCCATCGGTGCCTGGCCCCAGCAGTTCTCCGGCCCGGCCGATCCAAAGGCGCCAGTGCTCAAAGCAAGCTATCCCGAAACCTGGAGCCGCACCTTTCCAGCAGTGAAATACAGCGGCTTCTACACGCTGAACGACGACAACCTGCAGCAGGTGGCCAAGGTGCTGTTCCGCGCCTACGAGCTGGAGAAGGACGAGCGCTACCTCGCCTCCCTGAAAAAACTCGGCGAGTTCTTCCTCCTGGCTCAAATGCCCGAACCTCAGCCGGTCTGGGCGCAGCAGTACGACTTCGACATGCATCCGGTTTGGGCCCGGAAATTTGAGCCCCCATCCGTCACCGGCTACGAAAGCCTCGGCGCCATGGAGGTGCTACATCAGCTCTGGGTGCTCACGGGCGATGACAAATACCTCAAACCCATCCAACCCGCTCTGGCTTGGTTCGACCGCTCCAAACTCCCCGACGGCACTCATGCCCGCTTCTACGAGCTCCAGACCAACAAGCCCCTCTTCTTTGTCAAAGACACCTACGAGCTGACCTACGACAGCAGCAACATCCCCACGCACTACTCCTTCACTGACATGGTGCAGGACAATATCGACGACTTTAAAAAGAAGCTCGCCAAAAGCCGCGAAGAACTGCAGCACGACCAGGCCGGACCACAGACACCCAAAGAATGGCTAAGCCGCGCCAAAGGTGCTGCTTCCAAGGCCCGCAAAGCCGCCGAATCCCTCGACAGCGAAGGCCGCTGGCTCAAAAATGACCAGATCGACGCCGGCGAATTCGTTAAAAACATGAACGCCATGACGAATTACGTGGAGGCAAGGAAGAAGAGCGGTGAGTAG
- a CDS encoding DUF2851 family protein, with protein sequence MTPLPLADRYARFRESVFTGVAETLPGFAEPMTEMELQSLWFSGAFGSEFTTTDGRPLRIADFGVWNSGAGPDFTGCAIAIDGQTTRGDIELDPDARDWERHAHGANENFNRVVLHLFLHAPEERFYTRTSAHQEVPQLLLSATMLPEGLKPRRHQAPARLGRCALPLREMEPARVQSIIEAAAQHRLEIKSKRLHRSVAAQGREQAVYQALAQALGYRNNQQPFAILSQRLPLKKILQLDAVQREAWLFGVSGFLESVRSDDTEPATRSYLRQLWSEWWKLRSGAERWLDGRQLLRWKLNAIRPGNHPQRRLGALAALLRSWSAIITPLADATRWSQAAWRESLLGLKHEFWTTHYTLLSEEAAKPVALIGETRVQEMLANVAYPLLVPERTRLWAEYLELPALLDNQKVRLAVHRLFGEEGTRGSDFTQKLHHQQGLLQIYEDFCLEDDSACAGCPFPERLKDWS encoded by the coding sequence ATGACGCCGCTCCCGCTCGCCGACCGCTACGCCCGTTTCCGCGAATCCGTGTTCACCGGCGTAGCTGAGACTTTACCCGGTTTTGCCGAGCCGATGACCGAAATGGAGCTGCAGAGCCTGTGGTTCTCCGGAGCCTTCGGCAGTGAGTTCACCACCACCGACGGGCGGCCTTTGCGCATCGCAGATTTCGGCGTGTGGAATTCCGGCGCAGGACCCGACTTCACCGGCTGTGCCATCGCCATCGATGGTCAAACCACGCGCGGAGACATCGAGCTTGACCCCGATGCCCGTGACTGGGAGCGGCACGCCCACGGCGCCAACGAGAACTTCAACCGCGTGGTGCTGCACCTCTTTCTCCACGCGCCAGAGGAGCGCTTCTATACCCGCACCAGCGCCCACCAGGAGGTGCCGCAGCTGCTGCTCAGCGCCACCATGCTGCCAGAGGGGCTCAAGCCCAGACGCCATCAGGCTCCGGCGCGGCTGGGCCGCTGCGCCCTGCCTCTGCGTGAAATGGAACCGGCGCGTGTGCAGTCCATCATCGAGGCCGCCGCACAGCACCGGCTGGAGATCAAATCGAAGCGCCTGCACCGCAGCGTAGCTGCTCAGGGGCGGGAGCAGGCGGTCTATCAGGCCCTGGCGCAGGCACTCGGCTACCGCAACAATCAGCAGCCTTTTGCCATCCTCTCGCAGCGGCTGCCTTTGAAGAAGATCCTCCAGCTCGATGCTGTGCAGCGGGAGGCCTGGCTCTTTGGCGTCTCCGGCTTTCTGGAAAGCGTGCGCAGTGACGACACCGAGCCCGCCACACGCTCCTACCTGCGCCAGCTCTGGAGCGAGTGGTGGAAGCTCCGCAGCGGCGCAGAGCGCTGGCTGGATGGCCGCCAGCTCCTGCGCTGGAAGCTCAACGCCATCCGCCCCGGCAACCACCCACAGCGCCGCCTCGGCGCACTGGCCGCGCTGCTGCGTTCCTGGTCAGCCATCATCACCCCGCTGGCCGATGCCACACGCTGGAGTCAGGCTGCCTGGCGGGAGTCCTTGCTGGGGCTGAAGCATGAATTCTGGACCACCCACTACACACTGCTTTCTGAGGAAGCGGCCAAACCAGTGGCGCTGATCGGGGAGACCCGAGTTCAGGAGATGCTGGCCAATGTGGCCTACCCGCTGCTCGTCCCTGAGCGCACGCGCCTCTGGGCCGAGTACCTCGAACTCCCCGCGCTGCTGGACAATCAGAAGGTGCGCCTGGCTGTGCACCGCCTTTTTGGCGAGGAGGGCACCCGTGGCAGCGACTTTACCCAAAAGCTGCACCATCAGCAGGGCCTTCTGCAGATTTACGAGGACTTCTGTCTGGAGGATGACTCCGCCTGCGCCGGATGCCCCTTCCCGGAAAGACTGAAGGACTGGAGCTGA